Proteins co-encoded in one Brassica rapa cultivar Chiifu-401-42 chromosome A02, CAAS_Brap_v3.01, whole genome shotgun sequence genomic window:
- the LOC103854358 gene encoding uncharacterized protein LOC103854358, whose translation MASSSHYHYHKDDDVEFESLFEELLEIPETFPEPKERKKRIFIERNREEGHINLWNDYFSETPTYPPNIFRRRFRMSKSLFLRIVDCLSTEVAYFAPTQDAVGRSSLSPLQKCTAAIRQLAYGGGADTVDEYVRLGETTARKCLHQFTAGIIDLFGDEYLRRPTAEDLERLLAKGEERGFPGMIGSIDCMHWEWKNCPTAWKGMYSRGTDKPTIVLEAVASYDLWIWHAFFGAPGTMNDLNILDRSPVFDDIINGIAPQVNFNVNGREYDFAYYLTDGIYPEWATFIQSIRLPQGPKHSLFAKTQESVRKDVERAFGVLQVRFAVIKNPSNLWDKSKIANIMRACIILHNMIVEDERRTQTQDETFQDEDISFSVKMPTELFNTLDRRAKVRDRPIHRQLKLDLIEHIWDQFGYEN comes from the coding sequence atggcttcttcttctcattATCATTATCACAAAGATGATGATGTTGAATTTGAATCCCTTTTTGAAGAATTATTAGAAATCCCTGAAACTTTTCCCGAACCGAAAGAGCGTAAAAAACGTATATTTATTGAGAGAAACCGGGAAGAAGGCCACATCAACCTGTGGAATGATTATTTTTCTGAAACTCCTACATACCCTCCCAATATATTCCGACGACGATTTCGAATGAGCAAGTCATTGTTCCTGCGTATTGTGGATTGTCTCTCTACGGAAGTAGCTTATTTTGCTCCAACACAAGATGCAGTCGGAAGATCAAGTCTATCACCGCTCCAGAAATGCACTGCAGCCATTCGTCAATTAGCATATGGTGGTGGGGCTGATACAGTTGACGAATATGTAAGACTTGGTGAAACCACAGCTCGAAAATGCTTGCACCAATTTACCGCGGGAATTATCGACTTGTTTGGAGATGAATACCTAAGACGTCCAACAGCGGAGGATCTAGAAAGACTACTCGCTAAAGGAGAAGAACGTGGATTTCCCGGAATGATTggaagcatcgattgtatgcactgggagtggaaaaattgccccaccgcttggaaaggtATGTATTCACGAGGAACCGATAAACCAACAATTGTGTTGGAGGCCGTAGCTTCTTATGACCTGTGGATATGGCACGCTTTTTTTGGAGCTCCAGGTACTATGAATGATCttaatattctagatcgatcacctgtttttgatgacattattaACGGCATAGCTCCGCAAGTCAACTTCAATGTCAACGGAAGGGAGTACGATTTTGCCTACTATCTCACGGATGGTATTTATCCGGAATGGGCGACATTTATTCAATCTATCCGACTACCACAGGGTCCAAAACATTCACTATTTGCTAAAACCCAAGAATCTGTCCGCAAAGATGTTGAGCGTGCCTTTGGAGTCCTACAAGTTAGATTCGCCGTTATTAAAAATCCTTCAAATTTATGGGATAAATCTAAGATAGCAaatattatgagagcatgtatcatactccataatatgattgtcgaaGATGAACGACGTACACAGACTCAAGATGAGACGTTTCAAGATGAGGATATTTCTTTTTCCGTCAAGATGCCTACCGAGCTTTTCAATACACTTGATCGTCGGGCAAAAGTTCGGGATAGACCAATCCATAGACAATTAAAACTTGATTTGATCGAACATATATGGGATCAATTTGGGTATGAAAATTAA
- the LOC103854293 gene encoding uncharacterized protein LOC103854293 has product MGAQQSTQVGDDEEEEEEQTDGEEEEQEDDNSRSNPRELDNLLVKRVLEQEPEMLPCHASASPLSPQLSSLGTPRIGPSIKVWDPYNVLAPPPPPIFSRLTTGDEDRAVTEVYLISHGECDLNLRPDLVGGRCHVAALTANGERQARALAVFFKSQGVRFTSVYSSPLDRARSMAVSVCQEMSFPEEHVQSSDALIEMSLGDWEGCNQSEIYNPETLSLIERCQPDFSAPSGESLRQVEFRMVQFLNGTVSGIAEKLRSDHSETHERYGTSTNWDLLHKHRPSLTRKKSGKSRLQVMTNHELEDGVSPREDVNHNHIDMSDSSSSSLVSSCVGVFTHSLPIKCLLTGVLGCSPVMTHKMCVEDSSVTVLQHSWRNGWQIKRINDTAHLRLL; this is encoded by the exons ATGGGAGCGCAACAATCTACACAAGTGGGagacgatgaagaagaagaagaggaacaaacagatggtgaagaagaagaacaagaagacgATAACAGCAGATCGAATCCAAGAGAGCTAGACAACCTCCTAGTGAAGAGAGTTCTCGAGCAAGAGCCAGAGATGCTACCTTGCCACGCTTCAGCCTCGCCGCTCTCTCCACAGCTATCATCTCTCGGAACTCCACGGATCGGCCCTTCCATCAAAGTCTGGGATCCTTACAACGTCCtcgctcctcctcctcctcctatcTTCTCCCGACTCACCACCGGAGACGAAGATCGTGCTGTTACCGAGGTTTATCTTATCAGCCACGGTGAGTGCGATCTCAATCTTAGGCCTGATCTTGTCGGAGGGAGATGCCACGTCGCCGCACTCACCGCCAATGGTGAACGCCAAGCCAGGGCTCTTGCTGTGTTCTTTAAATCACAGGGTGTTCGGTTTACTTCGGTTTACTCCTCGCCTTTGGATCGAGCTAGATCCATGGCTGTTTCGGTTTGCCAG GAAATGAGTTTTCCAGAGGAGCATGTACAATCCTCAGACGCACTTATAGAGATGAGTCTAGGAGATTGGGAAGGTTGCAATCAATCAGAGATTTACAATCCTGAAACTCTGAGCTTGATCGAAAGATGTCAGCCTGATTTCTCAGCTCCTTCCGGAGAATCACTCAGACAAGTGGAGTTCCGCATGGTTCAGTTTCTAAACGGGACAGTCTCAGGAATTGCAGAGAAGCTAAGGTCAGATCACAGTGAAACACATGAGCGTTATGGTACGTCGACCAACTGGGACTTGCTTCACAAGCATCGTCCAAGCCTTACAAGGAAGAAATCAGGCAAAAGCAGGCTTCAGGTGATGACCAATCACGAGCTTGAGGATGGAGTATCCCCAAGGGAAGATGTTAATCATAACCACATTGATATGagtgattcttcttcttcttccttggtATCGAGTTGCGTTGGGGTTTTCACGCATTCGTTGCCTATAAAGTGTCTTCTGACCGGAGTCCTCGGGTGCAGTCCGGTAATGACTCATAAGATGTGTGTGGAGGACTCTTCCGTGACTGTGTTGCAGCATTCTTGGAGAAATGGGTGGCAGATCAAACGAATAAATGATACTGCTCATCTTAGATTGTtgtag
- the LOC103854292 gene encoding B3 domain-containing transcription factor FUS3, whose protein sequence is MMMDEAHDVETKASALIAGVHHRPGFGSGSGHVHGLSASVPLLGVNWKRRRMPRQRRSSSSLNLLSFPTLPPSSSHVPTPLPARKIDTRRLRFLFQKELKNSDVSSLRRMILPKKAAEAHLPALESKEGIPIKMEDLDGLHVWTFKYRYWPNNNSRMYVLENTGDFVNAHGLQQGDFIMVYQNLYPNNYVIQARKASEEENLTSFEEDDVYTDLTKIENTVVNDLLIQDYNHHYNSDNGKCSYYYPIIDDVTATATTASFVYDTTALTSNDTPLDFLGGLTMRTNNYYSKVGSFEGFGSVENISLDDF, encoded by the exons ATGATGATGGATGAAGCTCATGATGTGGAAACCAAAGCATCTGCTTTAATAGCAGGTGTCCATCATCGTCCAGGGTTTGGATCCGGGTCTGGCCATGTTCATGGGTTATCGGCGTCTGTGCCTCTTCTGGGTGTTAACTGGAAGAGGAGAAGGATGCCCAGACAGAGAcgatcttcttcttcccttAACCTTCTCTCTTTTCCTACTTTGCCTCCTTCTTCCTCCCACGTTCCAACTCCTCTTCCCGCACGT AAAATAGACACAAGAAGGCTAAGATTTCTCTTCCAAAAGGAACTGAAGAACAGTGACGTCAGTTCCCTCCGCCGAATGATACTCCCCAAG AAAGCTGCGGAGGCTCACTTGCCGGCGTTGGAATCCAAGGAAGGGATACCTATAAAAATGGAAGATTTGGATGGTCTTCACGTTTGGACCTTCAAGTACAG GTACTGGCCAAACAACAATAGCAGAATGTACGTGCTAGAAAACACAG GGGACTTTGTGAATGCTCATGGTTTACAGCAAGGTGACTTCATCATGGTCTACCAAAACCTCTACCCTAACAATTAC GTGATACAAGCAAGAAAGGcatcagaagaagaaaacttAACAAGCTTTGAAGAAGACGACGTTTACACAGACTTAACAAAGATTGAAAACACTGTGGTTAACGATCTTCTCATCCAAGATTATAATCATCATTACAACAGCGACAACGGAAAATGTTCTTATTATTATCCCATCATCGACGACGTCACCGCCACAGCCACTACCGCGTCTTTCGTCTACGACACGACGGCTCTAACCTCCAACGATACACCTCTCGATTTTTTGGGTGGTCTCACGATGAGAACTAATAATTATTACTCCAAGGTTGGATCATTCGAGGGTTTTGGCTCAGTCGAGAATATCTCTCTCGATGACTTCTAG